In a genomic window of Microbacterium amylolyticum:
- a CDS encoding DUF58 domain-containing protein — translation MFVTGRFPLLVAAGALPLVLLPAAGFSAWAVLAAWIVVCAAAVAVDVAAAASPGALRISRDVPARTKLGERTVTRVQIINGGHRRAHLTARDAWQPTAGAPSDRLSATIPSRESRVFEVPLLPRRRGELRSEFMTVRLRGPLGFAGRQASLAAPGAIRVLPPFRARRHLASRVQRLRELDGSTSLQVRGQGTEFDSLREYIRGDDVRSIDWRATARAGTTMLRTWRPERDRHVTIVIDTGRTAAARVDDETRLDASFEAAMLLAALANRAGDHVHLLAYDRVTRARVTGVDGNRLLPDIADELAPVEAQLIDTGWDGAFSAAQRLARRPSLIVVLTAQESIASSRRFLSALASLPSAGTTVLVGTVTDTTIAPSPLDSAAGVSELFHAAAAEQTAQEAEAVARAISRAGAEAIADSAESLPPRIADRYLALKKAGRL, via the coding sequence ATGTTCGTCACCGGTCGCTTCCCCCTGCTCGTCGCGGCAGGCGCTCTCCCGCTCGTGCTCCTCCCCGCAGCGGGCTTCAGCGCCTGGGCAGTTCTCGCGGCGTGGATTGTGGTGTGCGCCGCCGCCGTCGCAGTCGACGTCGCGGCGGCGGCATCTCCTGGTGCACTGCGGATTTCACGCGATGTGCCGGCACGAACCAAGCTCGGCGAGCGGACCGTGACCCGCGTGCAGATCATCAACGGTGGTCACCGGCGGGCGCACCTCACGGCACGCGACGCCTGGCAACCGACGGCCGGCGCGCCGAGCGACCGGTTGTCGGCGACGATTCCCTCGCGCGAGTCGCGCGTTTTCGAGGTCCCGTTGCTCCCCCGCCGCCGCGGCGAACTCCGCAGTGAGTTCATGACCGTTCGCCTGCGCGGGCCGCTCGGATTCGCCGGGCGCCAGGCCAGTCTCGCGGCGCCGGGAGCGATCAGGGTGCTGCCACCGTTTCGAGCGAGACGCCACCTGGCCAGCCGCGTGCAACGCCTTCGTGAGCTCGACGGTTCGACAAGCCTTCAGGTGCGTGGGCAGGGAACCGAATTCGATTCCCTCCGTGAATACATCCGCGGCGATGATGTGCGATCGATCGACTGGCGGGCGACGGCACGCGCGGGAACGACGATGCTGCGCACGTGGCGTCCCGAACGCGACCGGCACGTGACGATCGTCATTGACACGGGACGAACAGCAGCGGCGCGCGTCGATGACGAAACGCGACTGGATGCGAGTTTCGAAGCCGCCATGCTCCTCGCCGCCCTCGCCAATCGTGCTGGTGACCACGTTCACCTCCTCGCCTACGACCGCGTCACGCGAGCGCGCGTCACGGGCGTCGACGGGAACCGCCTCTTGCCCGACATCGCAGACGAGCTGGCGCCCGTTGAAGCCCAGCTGATCGATACCGGCTGGGACGGCGCGTTCTCTGCAGCGCAGCGGCTTGCTAGACGGCCCAGCCTCATCGTCGTTCTGACGGCCCAAGAGTCAATCGCTTCCTCTCGGCGCTTCCTCTCGGCGCTTGCGAGTTTGCCGAGCGCCGGAACGACTGTTCTCGTCGGCACCGTGACGGACACCACGATTGCCCCCTCTCCGCTCGACAGCGCGGCGGGTGTTTCCGAGCTGTTCCACGCGGCGGCCGCCGAGCAGACGGCGCAGGAAGCAGAGGCTGTTGCACGGGCGATCTCCCGCGCCGGCGCGGAAGCGATCGCCGATTCCGCGGAGTCTCTGCCGCCGCGTATCGCAGATCGGTATCTGGCGCTGAAGAAAGCCGGGCGGCTGTAG
- a CDS encoding Fur family transcriptional regulator, which translates to MTTSTVTPSAADALRRAGLRVTAQRVAVFDSLARRPHSSADDIHREVQMTIPGIALQTVHGIVGGLTTASIAQRVSLPGAPSALYELAARDNHHHVQCIVCGQVEDVPCVVGAAPCLEPSHTHGMRVLEASVTFRAICPSCERNGIG; encoded by the coding sequence ATGACAACCTCAACCGTGACCCCGAGCGCCGCTGACGCCCTGCGTCGCGCTGGTCTGCGCGTCACAGCACAGCGCGTCGCGGTGTTCGACAGTCTCGCCAGACGACCTCATTCGTCGGCAGACGACATTCACCGCGAGGTGCAGATGACGATCCCGGGCATCGCCCTGCAGACCGTCCACGGCATCGTCGGAGGTCTCACAACAGCGTCAATCGCGCAGCGCGTCAGCCTGCCCGGCGCGCCAAGCGCGCTCTACGAACTCGCGGCGCGCGATAACCACCACCATGTGCAGTGCATCGTCTGCGGCCAGGTCGAAGACGTTCCGTGCGTCGTCGGCGCCGCCCCCTGTCTCGAGCCCTCCCACACCCACGGCATGCGCGTCCTCGAGGCGAGCGTGACCTTCCGTGCCATCTGTCCCAGCTGCGAAAGGAACGGCATTGGCTGA
- a CDS encoding catalase: MADITYTTTQTGTPVTSDEFSLTTGSDGVTALHDRYLVEKLASFNRERVPERNPHAKGGGAFGTFTVTEDVSKYTRAAVFQPGSEAEVLLRFSSVAGEQGSPDTWRDVRGFALRFYTSEGNLDVVGNNTPVFFLRDAMKFPDFIHSQKRTGAAALRNADMQWDFWTLSPESAHQVTYLMGDRGLSQSWRHLNGYGSHTYQWVNAEGERFWIQYHFVSKQGVVPLSSEDAERIAGEDADYYRRDLFEAIERGENPTWEVHVQVMPYEDAKTYRFNPFDMTKVWPFADYPRIKVGEFTLNRNPQNFFAEIEQAAFSPGNQVPGTGISPDKMLMARVFSYPDAQRYRIGTNYNQLPVNQPHAAPVFNYMHEGNMQYHFNPAGTPVHATNSFGYPHADAERGTEATWETDGALVRSAYTLHSEDDDFGQASTLYNDVFDDGEKDRFHATLAGQYQGLTVDAVKERFFWYWGQVDEKIVAGIKAKLGA, translated from the coding sequence TTGGCTGATATCACCTACACCACGACCCAAACGGGGACGCCGGTCACGAGCGACGAATTCTCGCTCACAACCGGTTCCGACGGGGTCACCGCCCTGCACGACCGCTACCTCGTTGAGAAGCTCGCCTCGTTTAACCGCGAGCGCGTGCCCGAGCGCAACCCCCACGCCAAGGGTGGCGGCGCCTTCGGTACTTTCACCGTCACCGAGGACGTGTCGAAGTACACCCGCGCCGCGGTGTTCCAGCCCGGCAGCGAGGCCGAGGTTCTGCTACGTTTCTCGTCGGTTGCCGGTGAACAGGGTTCGCCCGACACCTGGCGCGATGTGCGCGGATTCGCTCTGCGCTTCTACACCTCCGAGGGCAACCTCGACGTGGTCGGCAACAACACCCCGGTGTTCTTCCTGCGCGACGCCATGAAGTTCCCCGACTTCATCCACTCGCAGAAGCGCACGGGAGCCGCTGCGCTTCGCAACGCCGACATGCAGTGGGACTTCTGGACCCTTTCGCCCGAGTCGGCCCACCAGGTCACGTATCTCATGGGTGACCGCGGCCTGTCGCAGTCGTGGCGGCACCTCAACGGTTACGGCTCGCACACCTACCAGTGGGTCAACGCCGAGGGCGAGCGATTCTGGATCCAGTACCACTTCGTCTCGAAGCAGGGCGTTGTTCCCCTGTCCAGCGAGGACGCGGAGCGCATCGCAGGCGAGGACGCCGATTACTACCGTCGCGACCTGTTCGAGGCCATCGAGCGCGGTGAGAACCCCACGTGGGAGGTTCACGTGCAGGTCATGCCGTACGAAGACGCAAAGACCTACCGGTTCAACCCGTTTGATATGACCAAGGTCTGGCCCTTCGCGGACTACCCCCGCATCAAGGTCGGTGAGTTCACGCTCAACCGCAACCCGCAGAACTTCTTTGCCGAGATCGAGCAGGCTGCCTTCTCGCCCGGGAACCAGGTTCCCGGCACGGGCATCTCGCCCGACAAGATGCTCATGGCCCGCGTGTTCTCGTACCCCGATGCACAGCGCTACCGCATCGGCACGAACTACAACCAGCTGCCGGTCAACCAGCCGCACGCTGCTCCCGTGTTCAACTACATGCACGAGGGCAACATGCAGTACCACTTCAACCCGGCCGGCACGCCCGTGCACGCGACCAACTCGTTCGGCTACCCGCACGCGGACGCCGAGCGCGGAACCGAAGCGACGTGGGAAACCGATGGCGCCCTCGTGCGTAGCGCGTACACGCTGCACAGCGAAGACGACGACTTCGGCCAGGCAAGCACGCTCTACAACGACGTGTTCGACGATGGCGAGAAGGATCGCTTCCACGCGACCCTCGCCGGTCAGTACCAGGGCCTCACGGTCGACGCCGTGAAGGAACGCTTCTTCTGGTACTGGGGCCAGGTCGACGAGAAGATCGTTGCCGGCATCAAGGCAAAGCTCGGCGCATAA
- a CDS encoding stage II sporulation protein M, translated as MNIDALIDARRPEWDRLHDLAKRRTLTGPETDELIRLYRAGSADLAEMKTTTGRTPAGDYLSNVLGAARYRITGAPENAAKQFPRFFLEQLPAALYRLRWDTLVVAVSFIAITWVVGWWASSDAQLMATIGDETQLRQYADEDFVAYYSDHPEAVFAGMVWTNNAWIAAQSIMFGITGIWPLYVMMQNAVGLGISAAVMFFYDRGDDFLLFILPHGLLEMTAIFVAGAAGFRIFWAWIAPGRVSRGTALAREGRALATVVVGLILALALSGIVEGFVTRQEWPHVIKIGIGAVALGVFLAYMLIWGRRASRRGATGDLTEFEAGTSRLVAG; from the coding sequence GTGAACATCGACGCCCTGATCGACGCGAGGCGGCCCGAGTGGGATCGCCTCCACGACCTCGCGAAGCGACGCACGCTGACGGGGCCCGAAACCGATGAGCTCATTCGTCTGTATCGGGCAGGATCGGCTGATCTGGCCGAAATGAAGACGACAACCGGCCGAACTCCGGCGGGCGACTATCTCTCGAACGTTCTCGGAGCGGCGCGCTATCGAATCACCGGTGCACCGGAGAATGCCGCCAAGCAGTTTCCGCGGTTCTTCCTCGAGCAGCTCCCCGCCGCCCTCTATCGGTTGCGATGGGACACACTCGTTGTCGCGGTGTCCTTTATTGCGATCACCTGGGTTGTCGGTTGGTGGGCATCATCAGATGCTCAGCTGATGGCGACGATCGGTGACGAGACGCAGTTGCGCCAGTACGCCGACGAAGACTTCGTTGCCTATTACAGTGATCACCCCGAGGCGGTTTTCGCGGGAATGGTGTGGACGAATAACGCGTGGATCGCGGCGCAGTCCATCATGTTCGGTATCACCGGCATTTGGCCGCTCTACGTGATGATGCAGAACGCCGTCGGTCTCGGCATATCGGCGGCCGTGATGTTCTTCTACGACCGCGGCGACGATTTCCTGCTCTTCATCCTGCCGCATGGTCTCCTGGAGATGACGGCGATTTTCGTTGCGGGAGCCGCCGGTTTCCGGATCTTCTGGGCGTGGATCGCGCCGGGGCGCGTTTCGCGCGGCACTGCTCTTGCGCGCGAGGGTCGCGCCCTTGCGACTGTTGTCGTCGGTTTGATTCTCGCGCTCGCGCTCTCGGGCATCGTTGAGGGCTTTGTCACGCGCCAAGAGTGGCCGCATGTCATCAAGATCGGTATCGGAGCGGTGGCGCTGGGTGTTTTCCTCGCCTACATGCTCATCTGGGGTCGTCGAGCCTCCCGCCGCGGCGCGACGGGCGATCTGACCGAGTTCGAGGCGGGAACGTCGCGGCTCGTCGCCGGGTAG
- a CDS encoding RDD family protein — protein MSPSAIARPTGPRALVADDEVLTGEAVALDLQPIGLGMRTLGGLIDMVAGWLLFLALLWGAGTIAAAGIIDQGTIQILTIVLLVMSFVGLPLTVETMTRGRSLGKLAAGGRIVRTDGGAIGFRHAFIRALVGVLEIYMTFGGIAILVGTFTPRAQRLGDLVAGTYSERVRRPKLPPPAPGVPPELVHWAEIADVSRLPPRVDSRVTRFATGGAKIDPRIRARLAADLMHDVAPFVTPLPDASPEVVLQGVAAVRRERDRTALENENIRVARLAGDSVVVFSSEPSAERAV, from the coding sequence ATGTCCCCTTCGGCAATTGCGCGGCCAACTGGCCCGCGGGCACTCGTTGCAGACGACGAGGTCCTCACCGGCGAGGCAGTCGCACTCGACCTGCAGCCCATCGGGCTGGGGATGCGCACGCTTGGCGGTCTCATCGACATGGTGGCCGGTTGGCTCCTCTTTCTCGCTCTGCTGTGGGGAGCGGGAACGATCGCTGCGGCCGGCATCATCGACCAGGGAACGATCCAGATCCTCACGATCGTCCTTCTCGTCATGTCGTTTGTCGGCCTCCCGCTGACCGTGGAGACAATGACGCGTGGCCGCAGCCTCGGCAAGCTCGCAGCGGGCGGGAGGATCGTGCGCACCGACGGCGGCGCCATCGGATTCCGACACGCGTTTATTCGTGCGCTCGTAGGCGTTCTCGAGATTTACATGACGTTCGGTGGCATTGCGATCCTCGTTGGAACGTTCACACCGCGCGCGCAGCGCCTCGGTGATCTCGTCGCCGGAACCTATAGCGAGCGCGTGCGCCGTCCGAAGCTCCCGCCGCCCGCTCCTGGTGTCCCCCCTGAGCTGGTGCACTGGGCGGAGATCGCCGATGTATCGCGCCTGCCGCCCCGCGTCGACTCCCGCGTCACGCGTTTCGCTACCGGGGGCGCGAAGATCGATCCCCGCATCCGCGCGCGCCTGGCCGCCGACCTGATGCACGACGTGGCGCCGTTCGTGACGCCGCTCCCGGACGCATCGCCCGAGGTCGTTCTGCAGGGCGTCGCGGCAGTACGCCGCGAACGTGATCGAACGGCTCTCGAGAACGAGAACATACGCGTTGCCCGGCTCGCGGGTGACAGCGTCGTGGTGTTCTCGTCCGAGCCGTCAGCGGAACGCGCCGTCTGA
- a CDS encoding DUF3499 family protein, translated as MDDRRCSKVGCQRPAVSTMTFDYDDRLAALGPLGGGNDPHAHDLCHSHTDQLSVPRGWTVLRHESFR; from the coding sequence ATGGACGATCGCCGCTGTTCGAAGGTTGGGTGCCAGCGCCCCGCTGTTTCCACCATGACTTTCGACTACGACGATCGTTTGGCGGCGCTCGGTCCTCTCGGCGGCGGAAACGATCCGCATGCGCACGACCTCTGCCACTCGCACACCGATCAACTCTCGGTGCCGCGTGGATGGACGGTTCTCCGGCATGAGAGCTTTCGCTAG
- a CDS encoding DUF5719 family protein encodes MKRTLTRRIAGTTFGLALTAAVVGAAVLPWPDITAAGVGNTTEAPHTIVTPVPGEALLACDGPILALGRDASDAQGLMAVTDPAIAALNARSEAPDTDGRTTIDGVGEATTIVQLPDGTDPIAVSGAGSALLNEPDITGFAASACRAPTPEAWLVGATVATGITDIVVVANPSEVAATVSLEVFGVDGRTRPPGGEFALPAGAARAIPVASISGAEQSPVVRVIASGAPVRASLQSSRVMTLDPVGVDVQAAAAPATSAVIPRLTITESAAESPDEPTALRLLSIEGVDAVADVTVVSESSGGVAFSATLELAADQPLSVDLADLAAGSYTVRVDAESPIVAAVRNVAGADYGWSVAAPELDETSLVTLPDAPEGQFQVAIANTGDEPVTVVVDRLDRDVSTRTLDIGVGRSASFRAFSEGTYRIDVSDGTVAASASHVVDGAIASFPVQPDPAEPEPVTVFH; translated from the coding sequence ATGAAACGCACGCTCACGCGCCGTATCGCCGGAACCACTTTCGGGCTCGCTCTGACCGCGGCGGTGGTCGGCGCCGCCGTTCTTCCCTGGCCGGACATCACGGCCGCGGGAGTTGGCAATACCACCGAGGCGCCGCACACGATCGTGACGCCCGTTCCCGGGGAAGCTCTTCTCGCCTGCGACGGACCGATTCTTGCGCTCGGCCGTGATGCGAGCGACGCCCAGGGTCTCATGGCCGTGACGGACCCCGCGATTGCTGCCCTGAATGCGCGCAGCGAAGCACCCGATACGGACGGGCGCACGACGATCGACGGCGTCGGCGAGGCGACCACGATTGTGCAGCTACCAGACGGGACCGACCCCATCGCGGTATCAGGAGCGGGATCGGCGCTGCTGAACGAACCAGATATCACCGGTTTCGCGGCGTCCGCCTGCCGCGCACCCACTCCCGAAGCATGGCTCGTCGGCGCAACCGTGGCAACAGGAATTACGGACATCGTCGTCGTCGCCAACCCGTCCGAAGTGGCCGCGACCGTGTCGCTCGAAGTCTTCGGCGTCGACGGGCGAACACGGCCGCCGGGCGGAGAGTTCGCTCTGCCCGCCGGCGCCGCGCGTGCCATCCCCGTTGCGAGTATTTCCGGTGCCGAACAGAGCCCCGTCGTGCGCGTGATCGCCTCCGGCGCTCCCGTGCGAGCGTCCCTGCAGTCGAGCCGTGTGATGACACTGGACCCCGTCGGTGTCGACGTTCAGGCCGCTGCCGCGCCCGCGACGAGCGCCGTGATTCCCCGGCTCACCATCACGGAGTCCGCGGCGGAATCACCCGACGAGCCGACGGCGCTCCGGCTGTTGAGTATTGAAGGTGTCGACGCGGTGGCCGATGTCACCGTGGTCTCAGAATCCTCCGGGGGAGTCGCCTTTTCCGCGACCCTTGAGCTCGCGGCCGATCAACCCCTCAGCGTCGACCTGGCCGATCTCGCCGCCGGTTCGTACACCGTTCGCGTCGATGCAGAGTCTCCGATCGTCGCCGCGGTCCGCAACGTCGCCGGAGCTGACTATGGGTGGTCCGTTGCGGCCCCTGAGCTCGATGAGACGAGCCTGGTCACCCTGCCTGACGCTCCGGAAGGGCAGTTCCAGGTGGCGATCGCGAATACGGGCGATGAGCCGGTCACGGTCGTGGTCGATCGTCTCGACCGCGATGTGTCTACGCGCACCCTCGACATTGGCGTGGGGCGCTCCGCGTCGTTCCGCGCTTTCTCCGAGGGGACGTACCGTATCGACGTTTCGGACGGAACCGTGGCCGCGTCGGCGAGCCATGTCGTCGACGGCGCGATCGCATCCTTCCCCGTTCAGCCCGACCCCGCTGAGCCGGAGCCCGTCACCGTCTTCCACTGA
- a CDS encoding glycosyltransferase, producing the protein MPASVHVVLVARSSPGSAIRLERTVSAIHAQTAPVSGITIVVCGDPAPLRAAIDQAGVRRVLTTGESTTFAAAAEMALARVPDGRAVWLLSDATVPEDDALAALDAALERQPSVAIAAPKLVRTGDRRMLESFGVTMTASGRAVELAHAEYDQGQHDAADDVLGADIRGMLIRADAREGLMPDRALMGADEGLDLGVRARLGGRRLALAPNARVAVWVPRQFSITRSYVSRVARLHRRLVYSPIWALPLVWLTLLPLALWNTAVALVQKRPGRVAPEWMAAVTAFVRVPAIVRSRARIRHVRTGSWRQVDPLRIGYAEVREREIAAEEHAPRVREPLRFFSGGGAWAVIAAATVGIAAFIALLTWPAMAGGALLPLRRTVAGLWRDATWGLRAEGLGEVGATDPFAAIVAVLGSLWPASPSYALVLLWLAAMPLAVLGAWFAATRFANGADARVAIAVLWGIAPPLWDGLMEGRPAAVIAHLALPWAVYAAAAAHRSWPAAGTASLLIAATLASAPSLAPAIVIVWIVGIVLAFSWRRASVGRIVWLMIPSFALFAPLAFEQIQRGTPLAIFADPGVAASSGAASPLVAAGFADGQAAAWARFLTDLGLDSFARFGAWSAVLLVPVVALALAAPLTGRGKPVLIALTAAALGVVTAVIQPHLVVTYAGGVHHGVWPGTGLSLAWFGMIAAAAVALESGSLRPWRGLTATVAIACVALAVVPQLTALHRGATPLHAGVGTTLPAYISAEARDDRSVGTLILEPLDQGVSARVVWGASETLGGQSTLDRTHLAMRESDETLAVLAADIISGSATSVNDDLRGLGLSFVLLRDNPAAAGPVQRAMSLTAQSSMDARAGFVRVGETERGVLWRVDDAIAEREGLDGADASIAWMIGGGQAAIVLAAILLGFPTRDTRRASRQWPRSVVSSPEDD; encoded by the coding sequence ATGCCCGCCTCAGTTCACGTCGTGCTCGTCGCGCGATCTTCCCCCGGATCCGCGATACGTCTCGAGCGCACGGTCTCCGCGATTCACGCACAGACCGCACCCGTTTCGGGGATCACGATCGTTGTCTGCGGCGACCCCGCCCCGCTTCGAGCAGCGATCGATCAAGCCGGAGTTCGTCGCGTCCTGACAACAGGGGAGTCAACGACCTTCGCCGCGGCGGCGGAAATGGCGCTCGCACGTGTTCCTGACGGCCGCGCGGTCTGGCTTTTGTCCGACGCAACAGTCCCCGAAGACGACGCGCTCGCGGCCCTTGACGCCGCTCTTGAGCGGCAGCCATCTGTGGCGATTGCGGCGCCGAAGCTCGTTCGAACGGGTGACCGGCGCATGCTGGAATCGTTTGGCGTCACGATGACGGCATCGGGACGCGCTGTGGAGCTCGCCCACGCAGAATACGACCAGGGCCAGCACGACGCAGCCGATGACGTTCTGGGCGCCGATATTCGCGGAATGCTCATTCGCGCCGACGCGCGTGAGGGGCTGATGCCCGATCGCGCCCTCATGGGAGCCGACGAGGGGCTTGACCTGGGCGTTCGCGCCCGACTCGGCGGACGACGCCTCGCGCTCGCACCGAACGCGCGCGTTGCGGTGTGGGTTCCGCGACAGTTCTCGATCACCCGTTCCTATGTGTCCCGTGTGGCCCGCCTGCACAGGCGCCTTGTCTACTCGCCGATCTGGGCGCTGCCGCTGGTGTGGCTCACGCTGCTCCCGCTCGCGCTGTGGAACACCGCTGTCGCCCTTGTGCAGAAGCGACCAGGTCGCGTCGCGCCCGAGTGGATGGCGGCCGTGACGGCCTTCGTCCGTGTGCCGGCGATTGTCCGCAGCCGTGCCAGAATTCGTCACGTTCGCACCGGTTCCTGGCGACAGGTGGACCCTCTCCGCATCGGATACGCAGAGGTCCGTGAACGCGAGATCGCGGCAGAGGAACACGCCCCCCGCGTCCGTGAGCCCCTTCGGTTCTTTTCCGGCGGCGGAGCCTGGGCAGTTATCGCCGCGGCCACCGTGGGAATCGCGGCCTTCATCGCTCTTCTGACCTGGCCCGCGATGGCGGGCGGAGCTCTTCTTCCGCTCCGCCGCACCGTCGCGGGTCTCTGGCGCGATGCCACGTGGGGGCTCCGTGCCGAAGGCCTCGGCGAAGTCGGGGCCACCGATCCCTTTGCCGCGATCGTCGCCGTTCTGGGATCGCTCTGGCCCGCATCGCCGTCGTATGCTCTTGTCCTTCTCTGGCTTGCTGCGATGCCGTTGGCCGTTCTCGGAGCCTGGTTCGCCGCGACGCGTTTCGCGAACGGGGCCGACGCTCGCGTGGCGATCGCCGTTCTCTGGGGCATCGCGCCTCCCCTCTGGGATGGGCTGATGGAAGGGCGTCCCGCGGCCGTCATCGCTCATCTTGCGCTGCCATGGGCCGTCTACGCGGCGGCAGCGGCGCACCGGTCCTGGCCCGCGGCGGGAACAGCCTCGCTCCTCATCGCTGCCACGCTCGCCTCGGCACCATCGCTCGCACCGGCGATCGTCATCGTCTGGATCGTCGGCATCGTCCTGGCGTTCTCGTGGCGCCGAGCGTCTGTGGGCCGCATTGTCTGGTTGATGATTCCGTCGTTCGCGCTCTTCGCGCCGCTGGCGTTCGAACAGATTCAGCGCGGCACACCGCTGGCAATCTTCGCCGACCCCGGCGTCGCCGCCTCGTCGGGGGCAGCCTCTCCGCTCGTGGCGGCCGGGTTCGCCGACGGGCAGGCCGCGGCTTGGGCGCGTTTCCTCACCGACCTTGGCCTGGACTCCTTCGCACGGTTCGGGGCCTGGTCCGCCGTTTTGCTCGTCCCCGTCGTCGCCCTTGCACTGGCCGCGCCGCTCACGGGCCGCGGCAAGCCGGTTCTTATCGCCCTCACGGCGGCCGCCCTGGGCGTTGTGACAGCGGTCATCCAGCCCCATCTTGTTGTCACCTACGCCGGGGGCGTTCACCATGGCGTCTGGCCAGGAACGGGCCTGAGCCTTGCGTGGTTCGGCATGATCGCCGCCGCGGCCGTCGCGCTGGAATCGGGATCCCTTCGGCCGTGGCGCGGACTCACAGCGACGGTCGCTATTGCGTGCGTCGCTCTCGCGGTTGTTCCGCAGCTCACCGCCCTCCACCGCGGAGCAACGCCTCTGCACGCGGGCGTGGGAACGACGCTGCCCGCCTATATCTCGGCAGAAGCGCGCGATGACCGATCCGTGGGAACGCTGATCCTTGAACCCCTCGATCAGGGCGTGAGCGCCCGCGTTGTGTGGGGCGCGAGCGAAACGCTGGGCGGACAATCCACCCTCGACCGCACGCACCTTGCGATGCGGGAGAGCGATGAGACCCTGGCCGTTCTCGCCGCTGACATCATCTCTGGCAGCGCCACCTCTGTGAACGACGACCTTCGCGGGCTCGGGTTGTCGTTCGTGCTGCTGCGGGACAACCCCGCCGCAGCGGGCCCCGTGCAGCGTGCCATGTCACTCACCGCGCAGTCGTCGATGGATGCTCGGGCCGGTTTCGTTCGGGTGGGCGAGACCGAACGCGGCGTTCTCTGGCGCGTCGACGATGCCATTGCCGAACGCGAGGGGCTGGACGGCGCTGACGCCTCGATTGCCTGGATGATCGGCGGCGGACAGGCAGCGATCGTCCTCGCGGCGATTTTGCTGGGATTCCCCACGCGCGACACACGCCGCGCGTCACGTCAGTGGCCGCGCTCCGTTGTGTCTTCACCGGAGGACGACTGA
- a CDS encoding WhiB family transcriptional regulator has product MTASQYRSEAPADWFVDPVDLGVPGVRPDEPVDDGALSWQSDALCAQTDPEAFFPEKGGSTRDAKRICTTCAVRTECLEYALQNDERFGIWGGLSERERRRLKRAQQEQQAS; this is encoded by the coding sequence ATGACCGCATCGCAGTATCGATCCGAAGCACCGGCAGACTGGTTCGTTGACCCTGTCGACCTGGGGGTTCCGGGAGTCCGGCCCGACGAGCCCGTCGACGACGGCGCGCTGTCCTGGCAGAGCGATGCGCTGTGCGCTCAGACCGACCCAGAGGCCTTTTTTCCGGAAAAGGGCGGGTCGACCCGCGATGCGAAGCGCATCTGCACCACCTGTGCCGTACGTACGGAGTGCCTCGAGTACGCCTTGCAGAATGACGAGCGATTCGGCATCTGGGGTGGGCTGAGCGAGCGCGAACGGCGCCGCCTGAAGCGTGCACAGCAGGAACAGCAGGCTTCCTGA